Proteins encoded in a region of the Nicotiana tomentosiformis chromosome 9, ASM39032v3, whole genome shotgun sequence genome:
- the LOC104118506 gene encoding metacaspase-4-like: MAKKAVLIGINYPGTKAELKGCINDVKRMYSCLINRFGFSEDDITVLIDTDDSYTQPTGRNVRKALSDLVGSAEEGDSLFVHYSGHGTRLPAETGEEDDTGYDECIVPCDMNLITDDDFRELVDKVPEGCRITIVSDSCHSGGLIDKAKEQIGESHKQGDDDNEGHGSGFGFKKFLRRSVEDAFESRGIHIPRRHNRHGEEEESFAESSVIETEDGDQVHVKNKSLPLSTLIEILKQKTGKDDIDVGKLRPTLFDVFGEDASPKVKKFMKVIFNKLQHGNGEGESGGFLGMVGNLAQEFLKQKLDENDESYAKPAMETHVEGKQEVYAGSGSRGLPDSGILVSGCQTDQTSADATPAGGDSYGALSNAIQEILAESDGPITNEEVVSKARKKLQKQGYTQRPGLYCSDHHVDAPFVC, encoded by the exons ATGGCAAAAAAAGCAGTGTTAATCGGAATTAACTACCCAGGAACAAAAGCAGAACTGAAAGGCTGTATTAACGATGTTAAGCGAATGTACAGTTGTTTAATCAACCGTTTCGGATTTTCAGAGGATGATATTACTGTACTAATTGATACTGATGATTCTTACACACAACCAACTGGTCGGAACGTACGTAAGGCTTTGTCGGATCTTGTAGGATCTGCTGAAGAAGGTGATTCCTTGTTTGTTCATTATAGTGGACATGGGACTAGACTTCCAGCTGAAACTGGTGAAGAAGATGATACTGGTTATGATGAGTGTATTGTTCCTTGTGATATGAATCTTATTACAG atgatgattttagagagcTTGTGGACAAAGTTCCTGAAGGTTGCCGGATCACAATTGTATCTGACTCATGCCACAGCGGCGGCCTCATTGACAAAGCTAAAGAGCAGATAGGGGAGAGCCACAAGCAAGGCGACGATGACAATGAAGGCCATGGATCTGGTTTTGGATTCAAGAAGTTCTTACGCCGAAGTGTTGAAGACGCATTTGAATCCCGGGGTATCCACATTCCACGCCGCCACAACCGACACGGGGAAGAAGAGGAGAGTTTTGCCGAGAGTAGCGTGATTGAGACAGAAGATGGGGATCAAGTCCATGTGAAGAACAAATCCTTGCCTCTTTCCACCCTCATTGAGATACTTAAGCAGAAAACAGGCAAAGATGACATTGATGTCGGGAAACTTAGGCCAACACTCTTTGATGTATTTGGCGAAGATGCAAGTCCTAAGGTCAAGAAATTCATGAAGGTCATTTTTAACAAACTACAGCATGGTAACGGGGAGGGTGAAAGTGGCGGTTTCTTGGGTATGGTTGGTAACTTGGCTCAAGAGTTTCTGAAACAGAAACTTGACGAAAATGATGAGAGCTATGCAAAACCTGCGATGGAAACACACGTTGAAGGCAAGCAAGAGGTTTATGCCGGTTCAGGAAGTAGAGGTCTTCCGGACAGTGGCATTCTCGTCAGTGGGTGCCAAACGGACCAAACATCTGCCGATGCTACACCTGCAGGTGGAGACTCTTATGGTGCTCTAAGCAACGCGATTCAGGAAATCCTGGCCGAATCAGACGGTCCAATCACCAATGAGGAAGTTGTTAGCAAGGCCAGAAAGAAGCTTCAGAAACAAGGCTACACACAACGCCCAGGCCTCTACTGCAGTGATCATCACGTTGACGCTCCTTTTGTGTGCTAA
- the LOC104118505 gene encoding uncharacterized protein, which translates to MSILWEKSGTWRWLVRQTRDSKPFFIGFATVCGVVPGIIGFCVMSATNSRSPELEAKLRQNARPDTLMMGQVNKERLAEYLGELQRKENTNDRYVAALRGETLTRKPYQRIQPVSKPSDAEAKKEQK; encoded by the exons ATGTCGATTCTGTGGGAGAAGAGCGGGACATGGAGGTGGCTAGTGAGGCAAACGAGGGATTCGAAGCCGTTTTTCATCGGATTCGCCACCGTTTGCGGCGTCGTTCCGGGGATTATTGGATTCTGCGTTATGTCGGCGACTAATTCTCGTAGTCCTGAACTTGAAGCTAAGCTCCGTCAAAACGCTCGCCCTGATACCCTT ATGATGGGTCAAGTTAATAAAGAGAGGTTAGCAGAATACCTCGGTGAACTGCAGAGAAAGGAGAACACGAATGACAGATATGTTGCAGCTTTAAGGGGCGAAACACTGACAAGGAAACCTTACCAGAGAATTCAACCAGTTTCAAAGCCAAGTGATGCTGAAGCAAAGAAGGAACAAAAGTAG